A single window of Fibrobacter sp. DNA harbors:
- a CDS encoding MBOAT family protein, which yields MRRRPESWGSVLFHSWFFILFAIAVVGLYYAVPVGKENAWGGKFRRILILVASLYFYAVWRPEYLALILATIGVDFTMARFIERFGPVDDTPGANVKANIKRRIALVISLCFDLGLLFAFKYLGFFEETWNAIVAPWMGMPLNLPKLLLPMGISFYTFQSLSYVIDVYRGKIPACRNIAQYALYVTFFPQLVAGPIERAPHLMPQLALEHRFDVADLQAGMFRILQGFFKKAVLADHLGVFVDAVFNQVAAGYAMQMSPLDLAIAGVCFTFQIYFDFSGYSDIAIGIARIFGVRLMENFNAPLLATSIYDFWKRWHISLTSWFREYVYFSLGGSRKGRPRAIVNVLIVFFLSGLWHGAAWTFVAWGVCHGVAYVLERPWRKLPVKHPWLGRIKTFTLVVLFFTLFRAPDFASWLNYMAALFNFGSFGDVVDAFRNAIWDGVAVPRAVLVSCSVGLSIWGARAVITRGGTRGAIVGDEPGAWRWTWCLVYLLAIIFLGRFSGQGFIYFQF from the coding sequence TTGCGCAGGCGACCGGAATCCTGGGGTAGCGTGCTTTTCCATTCCTGGTTCTTTATCCTTTTTGCCATAGCCGTCGTAGGGCTGTATTATGCTGTTCCCGTCGGCAAGGAGAATGCATGGGGCGGAAAATTCCGCCGCATCCTTATCCTGGTGGCGAGCCTCTATTTTTATGCGGTGTGGCGCCCCGAATACCTCGCGCTTATCCTTGCTACAATTGGCGTGGACTTCACGATGGCGCGGTTCATCGAGAGGTTCGGCCCTGTTGATGATACGCCCGGCGCGAATGTTAAAGCGAACATTAAACGGCGCATCGCACTTGTAATTTCTCTCTGCTTTGACCTCGGACTCCTGTTTGCGTTCAAGTATCTGGGATTCTTTGAGGAAACGTGGAACGCGATTGTCGCCCCGTGGATGGGGATGCCTTTGAACTTGCCCAAGCTGCTGCTCCCGATGGGCATTTCGTTCTACACGTTCCAGAGTCTGAGTTACGTGATTGACGTTTATCGCGGGAAGATACCCGCGTGTAGGAACATCGCGCAGTACGCACTGTACGTGACGTTCTTCCCGCAGTTGGTAGCGGGCCCGATTGAACGCGCTCCGCACCTGATGCCGCAACTTGCGCTCGAACATCGCTTTGATGTGGCGGATTTGCAGGCGGGCATGTTCCGCATATTGCAGGGTTTCTTCAAGAAGGCCGTGCTGGCGGACCACCTGGGTGTATTTGTGGATGCGGTGTTCAACCAGGTCGCTGCCGGGTATGCCATGCAGATGTCGCCGCTCGACCTTGCCATTGCGGGCGTGTGCTTCACGTTCCAGATATACTTCGATTTCTCGGGCTATTCGGATATCGCCATCGGTATCGCGCGGATTTTTGGCGTGCGCCTTATGGAAAACTTCAATGCGCCCCTGCTCGCGACAAGCATCTACGACTTCTGGAAACGCTGGCATATTTCGCTCACGAGCTGGTTCCGCGAATACGTGTACTTTAGCCTGGGCGGTTCGCGCAAGGGTCGTCCGCGCGCTATCGTGAACGTGCTTATCGTGTTTTTCTTGAGCGGGCTCTGGCATGGTGCCGCATGGACGTTCGTGGCATGGGGCGTGTGCCATGGCGTCGCCTACGTGCTCGAAAGGCCCTGGCGCAAGCTTCCGGTAAAGCACCCGTGGCTTGGTCGCATAAAGACATTTACTTTGGTTGTGCTGTTCTTCACGTTGTTCCGTGCTCCGGATTTCGCGTCGTGGCTGAACTACATGGCGGCACTCTTTAACTTCGGTTCGTTCGGTGACGTGGTGGATGCGTTCCGCAACGCAATTTGGGACGGTGTTGCCGTGCCCCGTGCCGTGCTGGTCAGTTGCTCCGTGGGACTTTCGATTTGGGGGGCGCGGGCGGTTATTACCCGTGGCGGTACGCGTGGTGCCATCGTAGGTGACGAACCGGGAGCATGGCGTTGGACCTGGTGCCTTGTCTATCTGTTGGCAATCATTTTCCTCGGCCGCTTTAGCGGGCAAGGGTTCATTTACTTCCAGTTCTAG
- a CDS encoding calcium/sodium antiporter, translating into MILPIVAVLLGLGVLVWSADKFVDGAVGVARFCGMSTLLIGMVVVGFGTSAPEMVVSALSAMQNAPELALGNAYGSNIANIALILGMTAIVSPVVVVRKALFRDLPVLLAVTAVSFILMLNGSVDRLDGVILLVLFAVVMGLSIWNEMRRKSADGTVDADDQGKPSLGKSLLWLLLGLVLLVASSRALVWGAVEIARALGVSDLLIGLTIVAVGTSLPELASSIAAARKGEDDLAFGNIIGSNLFNTLAVVGIAATISPMHSFNASVLSRDFPVMATLTIFLLLFGLPVRKSRVDADGRRVGRINRIEGSVFLVAYVGYIGFLIAQATGILG; encoded by the coding sequence ATGATCCTACCTATTGTTGCTGTACTTCTGGGGCTGGGGGTTCTAGTTTGGAGTGCGGACAAGTTTGTCGACGGAGCTGTCGGTGTCGCGCGTTTCTGCGGCATGAGCACGCTCCTTATCGGCATGGTAGTCGTCGGTTTTGGAACGTCGGCTCCGGAGATGGTGGTTTCGGCCCTGTCTGCGATGCAGAACGCTCCCGAACTGGCTCTCGGTAATGCCTATGGCAGCAACATAGCGAACATAGCTTTGATTCTCGGCATGACGGCGATCGTTTCCCCGGTCGTCGTTGTTCGTAAGGCCCTGTTCCGGGATCTCCCGGTTCTCCTGGCCGTGACCGCGGTTTCGTTTATCCTGATGTTGAATGGTTCTGTCGACCGACTGGACGGCGTCATCCTGCTGGTCCTGTTCGCCGTCGTGATGGGCCTCAGCATCTGGAACGAGATGAGGCGCAAGTCTGCCGACGGAACTGTTGATGCGGATGATCAGGGAAAGCCTTCGCTCGGTAAATCGCTCCTGTGGCTTTTGCTCGGGCTTGTGCTCCTGGTGGCAAGTTCGCGTGCTCTCGTGTGGGGCGCTGTGGAAATCGCCCGTGCGCTCGGTGTGAGCGATTTGCTTATCGGGCTTACCATTGTCGCCGTCGGGACCTCGCTGCCGGAACTCGCCAGTTCTATCGCTGCCGCCCGCAAGGGGGAAGATGACCTGGCGTTCGGAAACATTATTGGATCCAATCTTTTCAATACGCTTGCCGTAGTTGGCATTGCGGCTACGATTTCTCCGATGCATTCCTTCAACGCGTCCGTCCTTAGCCGCGATTTCCCGGTGATGGCTACCTTGACCATATTCCTCCTGCTTTTCGGACTCCCTGTGCGCAAGAGCCGTGTCGATGCGGATGGCCGTCGCGTGGGGAGAATCAACCGTATTGAAGGCTCCGTCTTCCTCGTGGCGTACGTGGGCTATATCGGTTTCTTGATTGCGCAGGCGACCGGAATCCTGGGGTAG
- a CDS encoding porin family protein, which produces MNKKVATLGIVMVSAALAFAQAPATAPAAQPAEAPAVAAEAPAEPAPAAEASAPATSDVVAAPVEQPAAESAPVAEDVPAEPAAVAEPVAAQPAPVVESDLYGSMPAPVAVRGVDPSTGEVYGNPAPVVVRKPAPAPKKAEYRPSSEPVPMKFTFGVQGFIGMNTLSDDDWDFDESYSGVAWKVGAFALFPLNEYMMGFKIGALYDHSDATGSYMYGTNMEKEARLKFKADRISVPMLFLLKSPYASFTVDFGAQVSIPVRDEFRYSFEKYNSETNKKEPYKDSHDMIAADYRNSADFSLLLGFTIKANRYMSFDLRYEYGFSNYYDEVGGWRINELSSSTLLLGFSFYAL; this is translated from the coding sequence ATGAACAAAAAAGTGGCAACACTTGGGATTGTTATGGTATCGGCGGCGCTCGCATTTGCGCAGGCTCCCGCCACAGCACCGGCGGCTCAGCCCGCCGAAGCACCCGCAGTAGCTGCAGAGGCTCCTGCTGAACCGGCTCCTGCCGCCGAAGCTTCCGCTCCGGCCACGAGCGACGTTGTCGCTGCCCCCGTCGAGCAGCCTGCAGCGGAATCTGCGCCTGTCGCGGAGGATGTTCCTGCTGAACCGGCTGCCGTTGCTGAACCTGTTGCGGCTCAGCCCGCACCGGTTGTCGAATCCGACCTTTATGGTAGCATGCCTGCTCCTGTGGCCGTTCGCGGCGTTGACCCCTCTACCGGAGAGGTCTATGGCAATCCGGCTCCTGTCGTAGTTCGCAAGCCGGCGCCGGCGCCCAAGAAGGCCGAATATCGCCCGAGCAGCGAACCTGTCCCGATGAAGTTCACCTTCGGTGTGCAGGGGTTCATCGGCATGAACACGCTTTCTGATGACGACTGGGATTTCGACGAATCTTACAGCGGTGTCGCCTGGAAGGTCGGTGCCTTCGCTTTGTTCCCGCTGAACGAGTACATGATGGGCTTCAAGATTGGCGCCCTCTATGACCACTCCGATGCGACCGGTTCCTACATGTATGGAACGAACATGGAAAAGGAGGCTCGTCTCAAGTTCAAGGCTGACCGCATCTCCGTGCCGATGCTTTTCTTGCTGAAGTCGCCCTATGCCAGCTTCACGGTTGATTTCGGTGCGCAGGTGTCTATTCCCGTGCGTGACGAATTCAGGTATTCCTTCGAAAAGTACAACAGCGAAACGAATAAAAAGGAACCCTACAAGGACAGTCACGACATGATTGCCGCGGACTACCGCAATTCTGCCGACTTCTCGCTTCTGCTCGGGTTCACCATCAAGGCTAATCGCTACATGTCGTTCGATCTCCGCTACGAATACGGTTTCTCGAACTACTATGACGAGGTTGGCGGATGGCGCATCAATGAACTTTCTTCTAGCACCCTGCTTCTCGGGTTCTCCTTCTACGCACTGTAA
- a CDS encoding M17 family metallopeptidase — translation MNLNICIKESGKANAYALFFVKKSIQFSNILTEVGEKQAESVLDGMQDGPFEDLEYLEIDDKPTIFVDAAKERGLSNLDHLRMAGYRLAQKAMKKQISCVSLMLADCAEEQFKAILHGLHYAEYKFDAYKTKQKPNFQVTYEIVAGERAAAFKQIAEDVAVENKAVVLAKNLINTCAADLYPAEFVENAKTIAKYTPGLSIKVRDMKQLEKEGFMGHVTVGKGSSHEPYMITLDYKPAKRTSKDHLVIVGKGLTFDTGGLCLKPPKSMPEMISDMSGAATALAAIQAIATLKLPVHVSAVCCLAENAIGNKSVLPGDIFKAKNGKTVMVDNTDAEGRLVLSDGLAEAGEIGATHIVDIATLTGAMVRALGYAITGFFSNDDDLALKVINCGEACCEKFWSMPLEEEYADALKDKFADLKNTGSDAGAIAAALFLQEFVPENTAWAHWDIAGTAFTTKKWKYTEYGATGFGVQTLIELVREMASEPQGE, via the coding sequence ATGAATCTCAATATTTGCATCAAGGAATCCGGCAAGGCGAACGCCTATGCCCTATTTTTCGTAAAAAAGTCCATCCAGTTTTCGAACATTCTCACCGAAGTCGGTGAAAAGCAGGCAGAATCGGTACTCGACGGCATGCAGGACGGCCCCTTCGAAGACCTCGAATACCTCGAAATTGACGACAAGCCGACTATTTTCGTAGACGCCGCCAAGGAACGCGGTCTCTCGAACCTCGACCACCTGCGAATGGCAGGCTACCGCCTCGCCCAGAAGGCGATGAAAAAGCAGATCAGCTGCGTGAGCCTGATGCTCGCCGACTGCGCCGAAGAACAGTTCAAGGCCATCCTCCACGGGCTCCACTACGCCGAATACAAGTTCGACGCCTACAAGACCAAGCAGAAGCCGAACTTCCAGGTCACCTACGAGATTGTCGCGGGCGAACGCGCGGCCGCATTCAAGCAAATCGCCGAAGATGTCGCCGTCGAAAACAAGGCGGTCGTCCTCGCGAAGAACCTCATCAACACCTGCGCCGCCGACCTCTACCCCGCCGAATTCGTCGAAAACGCGAAGACCATCGCGAAGTACACGCCGGGCCTTTCCATCAAGGTGCGCGACATGAAGCAGCTCGAAAAGGAAGGCTTCATGGGCCACGTAACCGTCGGCAAGGGCAGCTCGCACGAGCCGTACATGATTACGCTCGACTACAAGCCCGCCAAGCGCACGTCCAAGGACCACCTCGTCATCGTCGGCAAGGGCCTCACGTTCGATACCGGCGGCCTCTGCCTCAAGCCGCCCAAATCCATGCCCGAAATGATCAGCGACATGAGCGGTGCCGCCACCGCGCTCGCCGCCATCCAGGCCATCGCGACTCTCAAACTTCCCGTCCACGTGAGCGCCGTCTGCTGCCTCGCCGAGAACGCCATCGGAAACAAGTCCGTACTGCCGGGCGACATTTTCAAGGCCAAGAACGGCAAGACCGTCATGGTCGACAACACCGACGCCGAAGGCCGCCTGGTGCTCAGCGACGGACTTGCCGAAGCGGGCGAAATCGGGGCAACGCACATCGTCGACATCGCCACCCTCACGGGAGCCATGGTCCGCGCGCTCGGCTATGCCATCACCGGATTCTTCAGCAACGACGACGACCTCGCTCTCAAAGTCATTAACTGCGGTGAAGCCTGCTGCGAAAAATTCTGGAGCATGCCGCTCGAAGAAGAATACGCCGATGCGCTCAAGGACAAGTTCGCCGACCTCAAGAACACGGGCAGCGACGCTGGCGCCATCGCCGCAGCGCTTTTCTTGCAGGAATTCGTCCCCGAGAATACCGCCTGGGCCCACTGGGACATCGCGGGCACGGCCTTCACGACAAAGAAGTGGAAGTACACCGAATATGGAGCCACCGGTTTCGGCGTGCAGACCCTCATTGAACTCGTGCGTGAAATGGCAAGCGAACCTCAGGGCGAATAA
- a CDS encoding alpha/beta fold hydrolase yields MLDHIHNAPDRSFRLKLFCFPHAGGFSLYYAFLRKYEYRHLDKILVFDYPRNNFTFNGTPDDFQQYVDAAINYIQGNKEEDEPFLLFGHSMGAYIACEAGLAMQNKYGKAPLGVVVSGQNPPYSVTLGKHQEMPTDLYAFAKRLGGVPQKILDNKQMCEKLYRFAEADMKAVATYKPTLASGDERLACGMLLHGADDFIVDPAYYCHWDKTFRKIFMDKVFTGDHFYFNNHRDEIAPLLDNFAEVLSKETK; encoded by the coding sequence GTGCTTGACCACATCCACAACGCACCCGATAGGAGTTTCCGCTTGAAACTTTTCTGCTTTCCACACGCTGGAGGCTTTTCTTTGTATTATGCCTTCCTGCGCAAGTACGAATACAGACACCTCGATAAAATTCTCGTTTTCGATTACCCCCGCAACAATTTCACATTCAACGGAACACCGGACGATTTTCAGCAATACGTCGATGCGGCCATAAACTACATCCAAGGCAACAAGGAAGAAGACGAACCGTTTTTACTATTCGGGCACAGCATGGGCGCATATATCGCCTGCGAGGCCGGACTTGCGATGCAGAACAAGTACGGGAAAGCACCCTTGGGCGTTGTCGTATCGGGCCAGAACCCGCCCTACTCCGTAACGCTCGGCAAGCACCAGGAAATGCCTACGGACCTGTACGCCTTCGCGAAGCGCTTGGGCGGCGTGCCGCAAAAGATTCTCGACAACAAGCAGATGTGCGAGAAGCTCTACAGGTTCGCGGAAGCCGACATGAAGGCCGTGGCCACGTACAAGCCAACGCTTGCCTCCGGCGACGAGCGGCTCGCATGCGGTATGCTGCTGCACGGAGCAGATGATTTCATAGTCGATCCCGCTTATTACTGCCATTGGGACAAGACTTTCCGCAAGATTTTCATGGACAAGGTGTTTACGGGCGATCACTTCTACTTCAACAATCACCGCGACGAAATCGCCCCCCTGTTGGACAATTTCGCCGAAGTACTGTCAAAGGAGACAAAATAA
- a CDS encoding beta-ketoacyl synthase produces MRRVVITGIAPIVAMGAGQEFFDKLMAMEPVIMPTDESYCNGANTSKWYVPYPEIDLTPYKAQLRQMLLLASRNAITAAVASLMAAEDAGIQKFDPDTAVFFGGSTMDAEDLYAAYNTTTSGRRMHPSSNPKTMANAVPAWISILFGIHGRSQIIATACASGTDAIGAAYEHICMGKSKMAICGGADRMNCSSQMIFRSFDVLGALTRSPDGLPRPFSDERSGFLFCEGGACTLILEEYESAKARGAKIYAEITDFRACCDAFHIVKMPDYPEQVISMLKEMAKGKKLDYYNAHGTATTVNDQMEATALREVFGSELDSIIINATKSMTGHAIGTSGALEAAVTAYSIKNGIVHGNLVGTPMEGLNLPKQTQNREINCAISTSFGFGGHNSALMLEKV; encoded by the coding sequence ATGCGCAGGGTGGTTATTACAGGAATTGCGCCTATAGTCGCGATGGGTGCCGGGCAGGAGTTTTTCGACAAGCTCATGGCCATGGAACCGGTCATCATGCCGACTGACGAGAGCTACTGCAACGGAGCAAATACCTCCAAGTGGTACGTGCCCTACCCGGAAATAGACCTCACGCCGTACAAAGCGCAACTCCGCCAGATGCTGCTGCTCGCCTCCCGCAACGCGATAACGGCGGCGGTCGCCTCGCTCATGGCTGCCGAAGACGCGGGAATCCAGAAATTCGACCCCGATACGGCAGTATTCTTCGGCGGAAGCACGATGGATGCCGAAGACCTGTACGCCGCATACAACACGACAACGTCAGGCCGCCGCATGCACCCGTCATCGAACCCGAAGACCATGGCAAACGCCGTGCCGGCGTGGATTTCGATCCTGTTCGGAATCCACGGGCGGTCGCAAATCATCGCGACCGCGTGCGCGTCCGGTACGGACGCGATCGGCGCGGCGTACGAGCATATCTGCATGGGCAAGAGCAAGATGGCCATCTGCGGCGGCGCCGACCGCATGAACTGCTCATCGCAAATGATATTCCGCTCATTCGACGTGCTCGGGGCGCTGACTCGTTCACCCGACGGTCTCCCCCGCCCGTTCTCCGATGAACGCAGCGGCTTCTTGTTCTGCGAAGGCGGCGCATGCACGCTTATCCTTGAGGAATACGAATCCGCGAAGGCCAGGGGCGCAAAGATTTACGCCGAGATTACCGACTTCCGCGCCTGCTGCGACGCATTCCATATCGTGAAGATGCCGGACTACCCCGAGCAAGTCATCTCGATGCTCAAGGAGATGGCGAAAGGGAAAAAACTGGACTACTACAACGCGCACGGGACGGCGACAACGGTCAACGACCAGATGGAAGCGACAGCACTCCGCGAAGTTTTCGGCTCCGAACTCGACAGCATTATCATCAATGCGACAAAGAGCATGACGGGGCACGCCATCGGCACCTCGGGCGCCCTGGAAGCCGCCGTAACGGCGTATTCCATCAAGAACGGAATCGTTCACGGCAATCTCGTCGGAACCCCGATGGAGGGGCTAAACCTGCCCAAGCAAACCCAAAATCGTGAAATCAACTGTGCCATCAGCACATCGTTCGGATTCGGCGGGCACAATTCCGCCCTGATGCTCGAAAAAGTTTAA
- the leuB gene encoding 3-isopropylmalate dehydrogenase — protein sequence MSKNYKIAVLPGDGIGPEVMKEAVRVLDVVSKKFGFDVNAEWANVGGAAYDESGSPLPESTLKLGEASDCILFGSVGGPKWEHLPPNLQPERGALLPLRKHFKLFCNLRPARVYKELAGACPLRADIVGDGFNILTVRELTGDVYFGQPKGREGVPGSKEEIGFDTMKYSRYEVERIARFAFDAAMLRNKKVASIDKANVLTTSVLWREVVNEVIKDYPELTLEHLYVDNAAMQLLKRPREFDVLLCPNLFGDILTDECAMLTGSMGLLPSASIAEGSFGLYEPAGGSAPDIAGKGIANPLAQILSVALMLRYTFKEEEAAKAIEAACEKVIAQGFRTGDIYQEGCTKVGTTGMGDAIIAALG from the coding sequence ATGAGCAAGAATTACAAGATTGCAGTGCTTCCGGGCGACGGTATCGGTCCCGAAGTGATGAAAGAAGCTGTCCGCGTGCTGGACGTGGTTTCCAAGAAGTTCGGTTTCGACGTGAACGCCGAATGGGCAAACGTCGGTGGCGCCGCCTACGACGAAAGCGGTTCTCCGCTGCCGGAAAGCACCCTCAAGCTGGGTGAAGCTTCTGACTGTATTCTTTTCGGTTCCGTGGGCGGCCCGAAGTGGGAACACCTCCCCCCGAACCTGCAGCCGGAACGCGGCGCTCTCCTCCCGCTCCGTAAGCACTTCAAGCTTTTCTGCAACCTCCGCCCGGCCCGCGTTTACAAGGAACTCGCCGGTGCTTGCCCGCTCCGCGCCGATATCGTGGGCGACGGCTTCAACATCCTTACCGTCCGCGAACTGACGGGTGACGTTTACTTTGGCCAGCCGAAGGGCCGCGAAGGCGTTCCGGGCTCCAAGGAAGAAATCGGTTTCGACACCATGAAGTACAGCCGCTACGAAGTCGAACGCATTGCCCGCTTCGCTTTCGATGCCGCCATGCTCCGCAACAAGAAGGTTGCCTCCATCGACAAGGCCAACGTGCTCACCACCAGCGTGCTCTGGCGTGAAGTCGTGAACGAAGTCATCAAGGACTACCCGGAACTGACTCTCGAACACCTCTACGTGGACAACGCCGCTATGCAGCTTCTGAAGCGCCCGCGTGAATTCGACGTGCTGCTCTGCCCGAACCTCTTCGGTGACATCCTCACCGACGAATGCGCAATGCTCACCGGTTCCATGGGCCTCCTCCCGTCCGCTTCTATCGCCGAAGGCTCCTTCGGTCTGTACGAACCGGCCGGTGGTTCCGCTCCGGATATCGCTGGCAAGGGCATCGCTAACCCGCTCGCCCAGATTCTCTCCGTGGCCCTCATGCTCCGCTACACCTTCAAGGAAGAAGAAGCGGCCAAGGCCATCGAAGCGGCTTGCGAAAAGGTCATCGCCCAGGGCTTCCGCACTGGTGATATCTACCAGGAAGGCTGCACCAAGGTCGGCACGACCGGCATGGGTGACGCGATCATAGCCGCTCTCGGCTAA
- a CDS encoding MAC/perforin domain-containing protein, protein MSKTSTSNYILVSKPFDFRGNERFNGIQESDFHFTGAASLASVKKFSNRGDGDIYTVNGGKTIVQLEAELVKLNDKIARLNVTYYVWESSFETTNLPDRDKLYFTAYEDIDLGEFFGSTTDGNVTKSRSWDFSIKPKKAVYKGSLFGVNHRWNRFDSSSYPSVNKSQSWMPASSLEFKVDDADKELIKGGNIGIRGKVEFWIQVTEERDETDEILPSFVMEKVSRKQTDGTVRKVKEIDDKAYSVLGCGYDITGEYASIDYVKQPVLDLDALKTHKRVERNDNSSITSSHFSGSNTKEVSTSYDKEIGASASVSMFGVTFKNETSKTVKDSDYSKSTTRVASTKITMKKSTYRIDGYQELGYLMPFLTDKFKRDLDTLSADRIISLYGTHVILGAVLGARVNYAMSYLQSVAKHSHSETFATASSVSYDSAGKLHGNPVPQSNAAKASDAVMTISNNNFIDCTINNYLVGNGKSSSSQSNGGNMSGGSSSKIGGNASLKYTETTSADVNEENESTQISISGCGGDEMYLAQFLRGNREFSGKWADSLDESNSWVWCDFVKDTLIPIYMLVPNSTRAKQIRDAWMTYLKNRGSSIVPMGEKTLSCHSVLQGSEKDVIGLRGDFDVYTEDGALSQFQLMFTPINIDGGKVAVAVRYKVSEGYMQGGNATFLQMSKVIEMPCDYSYKYAVSPDVKPYESAVFSYIGYVHGWIDITEQLESCPYVDTKSSRVLVKIDGPADDDRPNLKISAKFCVPVIYYKR, encoded by the coding sequence GTGTCTAAAACATCTACCAGCAATTACATTTTGGTTTCTAAACCATTTGATTTCAGGGGGAATGAACGATTCAACGGCATTCAAGAAAGTGATTTCCATTTTACAGGGGCCGCTTCTCTTGCTTCTGTGAAAAAGTTCAGCAATCGTGGTGATGGCGATATTTATACGGTTAATGGGGGCAAGACAATTGTCCAGCTAGAAGCTGAACTTGTTAAATTGAATGATAAAATCGCTCGTTTGAATGTAACCTATTATGTTTGGGAATCTAGTTTTGAAACGACGAATTTGCCTGATCGAGACAAACTTTATTTTACTGCATACGAAGATATCGATTTGGGAGAATTCTTTGGTTCGACTACTGATGGAAACGTGACAAAATCTCGTAGCTGGGATTTTTCTATAAAGCCGAAAAAAGCTGTTTATAAGGGTTCTTTATTTGGCGTCAACCATAGGTGGAATCGGTTTGATTCCTCGTCTTATCCATCTGTAAATAAAAGTCAGTCATGGATGCCGGCATCTAGCTTGGAATTTAAAGTTGATGATGCCGATAAAGAATTGATTAAAGGCGGCAATATTGGCATAAGAGGTAAAGTTGAATTCTGGATTCAGGTGACTGAAGAACGTGATGAAACAGACGAAATATTACCCTCATTCGTAATGGAGAAGGTATCTAGAAAACAAACTGATGGTACTGTTCGCAAAGTTAAGGAAATTGATGATAAAGCCTATTCTGTATTGGGATGTGGATATGACATTACAGGCGAATATGCTTCTATAGACTATGTGAAACAGCCTGTTCTTGATCTTGATGCTCTTAAAACGCATAAGCGTGTTGAAAGGAATGATAATTCATCTATAACGTCCTCGCATTTTTCTGGATCAAATACAAAGGAGGTTTCTACAAGTTATGACAAAGAAATCGGGGCTAGCGCTTCTGTTTCGATGTTTGGTGTAACGTTCAAAAACGAGACTTCAAAGACTGTTAAGGATAGCGATTATAGTAAGAGTACTACTCGTGTCGCGTCTACAAAAATAACGATGAAAAAGAGTACTTACAGAATTGACGGCTATCAGGAATTAGGATATTTGATGCCGTTCTTAACGGATAAGTTTAAAAGAGATCTTGATACTCTCTCTGCAGATAGAATTATTTCGTTATATGGAACGCACGTGATTTTGGGGGCTGTTCTTGGGGCTCGTGTGAACTATGCCATGAGCTACTTGCAGTCCGTTGCAAAACATTCGCATTCGGAAACGTTTGCAACGGCATCAAGCGTTTCGTATGATTCGGCTGGTAAATTGCATGGAAATCCTGTCCCTCAGTCTAATGCGGCAAAGGCTAGTGATGCTGTGATGACTATTTCAAACAACAATTTCATTGATTGCACGATTAACAATTACCTTGTGGGTAATGGAAAATCATCGTCTAGTCAATCGAATGGCGGGAATATGTCGGGGGGGAGTTCTTCTAAAATCGGAGGAAATGCATCGCTGAAATATACAGAGACGACTTCTGCAGATGTGAACGAAGAAAATGAATCTACCCAAATATCGATTTCTGGTTGCGGTGGCGACGAAATGTATTTGGCCCAGTTTTTAAGAGGAAATCGTGAGTTTTCGGGAAAATGGGCTGATTCTCTGGATGAATCCAATAGCTGGGTGTGGTGCGACTTTGTCAAGGATACGCTTATCCCCATTTACATGCTTGTTCCCAATAGTACAAGGGCGAAACAGATTAGGGATGCTTGGATGACTTATCTAAAGAATCGTGGTTCTTCTATTGTTCCGATGGGTGAAAAGACGCTTTCTTGTCATTCGGTTCTTCAAGGTTCGGAAAAAGATGTGATCGGTCTTCGTGGCGATTTCGATGTTTATACTGAGGATGGAGCACTTTCTCAGTTCCAGTTGATGTTTACGCCGATAAATATTGATGGCGGAAAAGTTGCTGTCGCTGTTCGCTACAAGGTGTCGGAAGGCTATATGCAGGGCGGTAATGCTACCTTCTTGCAAATGTCCAAGGTGATTGAAATGCCTTGCGACTATTCTTATAAATATGCCGTTTCCCCTGATGTGAAGCCCTATGAATCGGCTGTTTTTTCTTATATAGGGTATGTCCATGGCTGGATAGACATTACGGAACAACTTGAAAGCTGCCCGTATGTCGATACCAAGAGCAGTCGTGTGCTTGTCAAGATAGATGGACCTGCTGATGATGACCGGCCCAATTTGAAGATCTCGGCAAAGTTCTGTGTTCCTGTTATCTATTATAAGCGATAA